The Nostoc sp. NIES-3756 DNA window AAGGTGAAACCTTATCCAAAGAACAAGTATTTTAGGATTTTTAGTTGTGAATGATATCTGCAAATAACCTTACACTTAGGTTATTACTCTACATTGAACCAAAATCTCCGACTCAGTTTATAACCAAAAAATTACGTAGCTTTTAATAAAAAAGTTTTCTCCTACTCCCTTGTTCAAGTCAATCGTTCATAACAATGTCGCCATCATCTTTTACTTTTGTTACCAAACATTAATGTCTCTTATTCATTGATGGTAACTTTTGTTCTTAGTTGGCAATGCTCTCAACCATAAAGTACGGTAATTCTATCGAATTTATGTTGTATCTCTATTATTTAGTGATATTTGCACAAGTTAATACAAAACGCAAGTCCCATTTTTAAGAAGAGAATTTTACATAACTTTGTAATTTGTCTTCAAAAACACTTGCTTTTTGCTGGTAACTGTGAAAGACTTTGTTGTATAAAATACGGTAGTTTGGTCAAGTTGCCGTAGATTTTGGATAAATCAAGCTAAGTCTACTGGCTAAATTGAGCAAATGCCTACAGCATTGGCGGTAGGACAAAGGTTAAGCAAACTTGTATAGCACAGCATCGATAAGCTAAACACCTTTATCGATGGAGGGAAGAATTAATGCTGAGTAAGTTAACAACTGATTGGGAAGTGGATCTAGAAACAGATGTGCTAGTGATTGGGGGTGGCCCGGCTGGCACATGGGCAGCGTGGAGCGCAGCATCTAGAGGTGCAAGAGTTGTATTAGTAGATAAAGGTTACTGTGGTACAACAGGATGTGCAGCTGCGTCGGGTAATGGGGTTTGGTATGTACCACCGGAACCCCAAGCAAGAGAAGCAGCAATGGCAAGCCGGGAATCCTTGGGGGGATACTTGGCGCATCGCCAATGGATGAGGCGCGTACTAGATCAGACTTATGCCAGCGTTAACCTTTTAGCAGAGTGGGGTTATCCCTTCCCTACAGATGATGAGGGTAAACCTTATCGGCGAAGCTTGCAAGGCCCAGAGTACATGAAACTGATGCGGCGGCAAATTAAAAGAGCAGGCGTGAAAATTTTAGATAATAGCCCTGCTTTAGAACTTTTGGTCGATGAAGCCGGAGTCGTCGCAGGTGCAACAGGAGTCAACCGCCAGACAAATAACCAGTGGCGTGTATGCTCATTAGCTGTAGTCATTGCCACTGGTGGCTGTGCATTCCTGAGCAAAGCGTTAGGATGTAACGTCCTAACAGGGGATGGTTACTTGATGGCGGCGGAAGCAGGTGCCGAAATGTCGGGGATGGAGTTTTCCAACGCTTACGGCATCTCTCCTGCCTTTTCTTCAGTAACAAAAACCCTGTTTTACAACTGGGCAACCTTTACCTACGAAGATGGTACACCCATTCCCGGTGCAGGTTCCCAACGTGGGCGATCGCTAATTGCCAAAACATTACTCGAACAGCCAGTTTACGCCATCATCGACAAAGCCGCCGAAGAAATGCGCTCATCAATGCGACTAGCCCAGCCTAACTTCTTCCTACCCTTCGACCGAGCAGGCATAGATCCCTTTACCCAACGATTCCCTGTCACCTTACGCTTAGAAGGGACAGTACGCGGCACAGGTGGTATCAGAATTATTGATGAAACCTGTGCAACCTCCGTCAAAGGCCTCTATGCAGCCGGAGATGCAGCCACAAGAGAATTGATTTGTGGCGGTTTTACGGGTGGTGGAAGCCACAATGCAGCTTGGGCAATTTCTTCTGGTTACTGGTCTGGTGAATCTGCGGCAGAGTTCGCCAAAACCTGGGGAAGTAAAGGCAATCAACGTCAAGTCCAAGGAGTAGGCGAAGCCGCATTTCAACCCAGATCCGAACATCCCCATACTTTAGCTACCGATGAAGTTATTCAAGCCGTACAAGCTGAAGTGTTCCCATATGACCGCAACCTATTCCGCACAGAGCAAGGCTTATCAGATTCACTAGGTAGACTAGATTATCTCTGGCAAGAAGTTCGAGATAGTCAAGTAGAGAATAAACAGCTAATCAGAGCTAGAGAAGCGGCGGCAATGGTGGCTACAGCACGGTGGATGTACAACAGCGCCTTAGAACGCAAAGAAACTCGTGGAATGCACAAACACCAAGACTATCCCCAACAAGATACAAACCAACAACATCACCTAATTAGTGGTGGTTTAGATCATGTGTGGGTGAAATCACAACCAATTGAGAACACAGAAAAAACTCTAGTAGGTGTAATTTCTAATTCGTAATTCGTAATTCGTAATTCGTAATAGCCTACGGCTTTCTTAATTTGAAATTTTTCAAATAGGAGTAATACTGTGATTGAATTGGTCAGTGCGTCGCGGTGTATTAAGTGTAATATCTGCGTAAACATTTGTCCGACCAACGTATTTGACCGTGTACCTGATGCACCGCCAGCGATCGCCCGAAAAAGTGATTGCCAAACTTGCTTTATGTGCGAACTATACTGCCCCGTTGACGCTCTCTATGTAGCACCAGAAACTGATCTGCAAACTTCAGTCAACGAGGCAGAATTAGCACAAAAAGGATTACTCGGAAGTTATCGAGAAAATATTGGCTGGGGGCTAAAACGAGGTTCCACAGCTAAAAATGACCAAACATTTCAAATTCTCAAACAAATGAGATAAATCTGTGGAGAAATAGAATCATGCTGTGGTTTGCAGTAGGAACAATAGGAAAAAGGCAGGAGGATAATTTAGAAAATTCATCTCCCCCCACTCCCTCATCCCCCTCATCTCCTCTACTCCCCACGCCCCTAAAATTAGCTGCTTGCGTCCTACTGCTAGTAACTACAGCTTGTAGTCCTGGCAAAACCGAATCGGCTCAGTCTGTTGATAGCAACAAAACTAGTAGCGTCAGTTCTGTTGCTACTCCTAACCAAACCTCTACACTACGTATAGGTTATGTAGGTAGTGCAGAACCAACAGGGCCATTAGGTTGGGCTAAGAAAACAGGTCTTTTAGACCGAGAATTACAAAAGTTAGGATTTAGAGATATCACTTTTGCACGGTTTGCTAACGGGCCGAATCTTAATGAGTCGTTAGTTGCAGGGCAAGTAGATGTGGGTTTTTTAGGTGATACACCAGCCATAGTTTTAAAAGCTAGAGGTGGAGAAACTAAGTTATTAAGAATCAGCCAATTTAATACTACTGCCTGGTTAGTCACGAAAAAGAATGGCCCGCTCTCCGTTGCTGATTTGAAAGGAAAGATAGTAGCTACGCAAAAAGGCTCCTATATGCACCGCTATCTATTAGGACTTTTGGATCAGCAGGGACTCTCTAAGGATGTTAAGGTTGTTCACTTGTTGAGTACAGAAGCAAAGCCTGCTTTAGAACGTGGTGATATTGCTGCTTATGCTGCTTCTAGTGATCTGGGAGTTTTTCTGAAGTCACAAGGATTTCCGGTAATTGATTCCTCTGGAAATCACGAAGGTCTTTCGGGAACATCGTTAATTGTAGCAACTGAAAAATTTTTGGCTCAACAACCAGATTTTCCGCAGAAATTAAATGCACTACTAACAGAAGCCACCAAAGACTTAAAAGCTAAATCACAAGAGTATTATCAGTATCATGCTCAGGTTGCTAGATACCCTGTAGAGATTATTAAAGCTTCTTTCCCACTCAAGCAAGTGTCTGAAGAACCATTCCCAGCAGAGGGTGTGAAACTTGTAGAAGGGACTAAAAAATTTCTCGTCTCTCAGGATTTAGCTCAGTCAGATTTTAAGCTAGCTGATTGGATAGTGAAGAAATAAGGACTAGGAAAAAGTACCCATTTCCCAATATCAAGTTTTCTCTCTCACACATGAAAACACTTTTTGATTAGCGTCAGTAAGTAAGGCTGACGAATCTTTCAATCGACTCGCTTAAATTTTCCCTGTTCCATTTCCTCTGTTCACTTGTAGAGTGGGCTATGTTAACTCAGCGTTCAATAAGTTTTAATCTACTCTTGAACTTTGAAAAATTAATATTACGTCCGCTCTGCATTTCTGATATCACTATTTTTTACAAAAACCTAAATTCAGGATAGGTTGTTTATGGTACTTAATGCTACGCAACCAAAAGATTATATTGATATAGCAGAAGCCTTATCTAAGGAACTATCTCAAACAGCAGTTGACCGAGATATTCAAGCTGGAGTTCCCGAAGAAGAGATTAATAAATTACGTGAAAGTGGTTTGTTATCTTTAGTTATACCCAAGCAATATGGTGGAATTGGTGCAACTTGGATTGATGCTTTAAAAGTAGTAAGAAAGTTATCAAAAGCTGATGGCTCAATTGGTCAGTTGTATGGTAATCACCTCAATTTAACAGCTTTGGGTCATGTTTCTGGAACTCCAGAACAGAAGGAAAAATATTATCGAGAAACTGCTAAAAATAATTTATTTTGGGCAAATGCAATTAACACACGGGATACAAGATTAAAAATTATATCTGATGGGGAAAATTACCGTTTAAATGGCGTAAAAAGCTTTGCAACAGGAGTTGCGCTGGCTGATTTGCGGGTCTTTTCTGCTGTACAAGATGGTGTAGAAATACCATTCTTTTTTATCATTCCTAAAGACAGAGAAGGGTTAGTTTCTAATCAAGATTGGGAGAACTTTGGTCAACGTCGGACTGACAGTAGTAGTTTTACTTTTGATAATGTCTTAGTTTACAAAGATGAAATTTTAGGGCCACCCAGTCCCCTTGATAATGCTTTTGCAACTTTTTTGGGAATTATTGCCCAATTAACCAAAGTTAACGTTTATTTGGGAATTACCAAAGGGGCTTTTGCGGCGGCGCGGGAGTATACACAAACAAATACTAAACCTTGGATTACTTCTGGTGTGGAAAGTGCTACACAAGACCCATATATTCTGTATCATTACGGTGAATTGTGGGTAGAATTACAAGCCGCTATTGGTTTAGCTGACAAAGCCGCCCAACAGGTGCAAGCAGCTTGGGAAAAGGATGTGGCGCTGACCCCAGAAGAAAGGGGAGAAGTGGCGATCGCAGTTTCTGCCGCCAAAGCCCTAGCCACTCGCGTAGGTATAGATATTACCAACCGCATTTTTGAAGTCACAGGCACACGCGCCACAGCCACTAAGTATGGCTTTGACCGCTATTGGCGCGACTTACGCACCTTCACCCTCCACGACCCCGTAGACTACAAACTCAGAGATATAGGCAATTGGGTTCTCAACAATGAATTGCCTGTAGTGACTCAGTATTCTTAAACAGTGTTGAGTTATAAGTGCTGAGTTATGAGTAACAAATATGAACTTAGCACTTACAACTATATTCAAAGCTGTCTACTCGCTAACTCGTAGGGTGGACACAATCTAGTGTTCATCCTACTTATCTAAATTTTTCAACCAATGACCAATGACTACAATAAAAACACTTTCAACCTACGACCCGACATTATTTGAGGGTGCTGCTGAGGCTTATGCTCAGTATCGAACCAAGTACCCACCTGTTGTATTTGAAAAATTAGCAGAAATATTTAACCTGAATGGACAAGGACGACTCCTTGATTTAGGTTGTGGGCCTGGACTAATTGCTATTCCTTTCCGAGAGTATTTTGAGGAAGTCGTGGCAGTTGATCCCGATCCAGATATGATCAAAGAAGCTCAACGGCAAGCCGCAGCAGTACAGGCAAATAATATTACTTGGTTGAACCAAGGCGCAGAGCTAATCGACTCTAGTTTAGGCACATTCAAGTTAACCACCATAGGTAGAGCCTTTCACTGGATGGAGAGAGAACTTGTACTTGAGCGTCTCTATCCATTGCTTTCTGATGATGGTGCAATAGCTTTACTCAACACCAACGAAAACCCTTGGGAAAGCCAACTACCTTGGAAACAAGCTACTATTGGGGTTGTGAAAAAGTGGTTGGGTGAACAACGACGCACAGGACAAAGAGGACAAGGTGTTCGTAAACCAGTAGACCCACCTCACCAAGTCGTCATTGCCAATTCAGCTTTTGCCCGTCAAGAAGTATATGAAGTCCCCTTTGAGAAAAGCTGGACAGTCTCCAGCTACCTTGGCTATTTGTATACTACAGCCTTTGCTTTGAAAATTTTCTTTGGTGATAACGCGCCAGCATTTGAAGCCGACTTGAAAGAAGCACTATTAGCCGTCGAGCCTTCTGGAGAGTTCACAGAAGAAATCAAAGTAACAATCTTAGTAGCTTGGAAGCTTTAGTTATTAACAGTTAAAGCTTATCAATTTTCAGTCCCTTGAGTCGCCTGGGGTGGATTATATCTGCCCCTCTTCCTAATTTCTGAAAGATTTTGACCACCTATAAAAAACCCATGTCTTTCTCAAAACCAAAATTTCAATTTAAAAAAGGTTTAAAAACAACACGCCGTTCGTTGTTGTTTATGTTGGGTTATGGCTTAGTGTTATCAACTACGTTATCAAGTTGCAACCAAGCCGAGCAAACAACTCAACAGCCAACATCTACAACTACTGCTGTTAGTAACGAACAACCAAAGACAGACAAAGTAGTAAGAATAGTTCGTTCTAAACAACTTTCTGCTTTGGCAATTTTAGAAAAACAAGGTTCTTTAGAAAAAAGATTAGCAACTTTAGGTTATAAAGTTGAGTGGGCTGAGTTTGCAGCCGGGCCGCAACAATTGGAAGCCCTTAATGCTAACGGACTTGATATTGCTTCCACAGCAGAATCTCCTCCTATTTTTTCGCAAGCCGCAGGTGCGCCCCTTGTTTATCTAGCCACCACCCGTCCCAGTGGTAAAGCAGTTTCACTTGTAGTGCCGACAAATTCTCCTATTAAAAGCGTTGCTGATTTAAAAGGCAAAAAAGTAGCTTTCCAAAAAGCATCAATTGGACATTACCTATTAGTCAGGGCTTTAGAAAGTGCTGGTTTAAAACTAACTGATGTACAGTCAGTTTTTTTACCTCCTCCAGATGCGAATGTAGCATTTAGTCAGAATAAGGTAGATGGTTGGTTTATTTGGGAGCCATTTGTTACCAGAAATGTACAAAATAAAGTAGGTCGGGTTTTAGTAGATGGCGGTAGTCTGCGGGATACAGGTAACTTCTACTCAACATCTCGTCAGTTTTATCAAGCAAATCCAGAAGCAATCAAAATATTTTTAGAAGAATTAGAAAAAGCTGAACTCTGGACTAAAGATCACCCGAAAGAAGTGGCACAATTGCTTGCACCTATAACTCAGCTTGATGCGTCCACGCTGGAAATTATGCACGAAAAATATGATTATGGTCTGTTACCAATTACTGAACAAGTAATTAACAAGCAACAAGAAGTAGCTGACAAATGGTACAGTCTGGGACTGATACCGAAGAAGGTGAATGTGAGAGATGGATTTTTAACCCCAGAAGAATACACCAAAATCACTCCTTCAGATGTTATTGCTCGTTCTAGCGCTTCTACAAAATAATTTAGGCTTAAGCCTGGAAACTTATGGGTGTAAGGGTATTAGTGTTAAAATTATTACATTCTTATACTCCAAACCAATATTTTGGGTTAGAGGCTAGTAAAGTTAAAACTTTGTGTCTGACAAAAATCGTTAATTCACTTAAACTGGAACCGTTTAGAGGTTAGCATCCTCGTCACCTCGGGAACAGTGAGCATGAGTATGATTATGTTAAGACCTTTGATTATAAGCGCAAGTATTGTTTTATTACCTGTGTTGTCTAACTTACAGGCCTTTGCCCAAAATAAATCTCAAAAGATTGAATTAAAAGTTTATAGCCAAAACGAGCAAAAACAAAGCTGCCCAGATAAAGTGCTTGTTACAGAAAAACCCCAACCTTATAGAGAAGGCAGTTTTAGTACAGATGGTTCTGTTAACCTGAGTGCTTATGCTAGTAATATCTCTGTTGTGAGCCGTAATGAATTTAGTGTTACGTGGGTAGGCCAACTCAAACCGAGATATGCTAAGTGTTTGGCAGCTGCTGGAATGACTAAGGTTGACGGGGAAAATTACTCTGGGAACATTAATTATTTACGGATGCACTTTGTTAAAGGTAAGGTTTACTTTATTTTGGATTTGGCAGGTGGCTTTGATCCTAATAATTATCCCTTAGTTGTTCTGAAAAATAGTTTCAAGAATGGTAATCCTACTTGGACTTGGGGTGGAAGTGATTAGAGCCTATGTTTAGACATTTCATTGAAGTATAACTTTTGCCGCACAAACCCATCTATTGCGTCCTTGTTCTTTCGCTTTATACAAAGCTTTATCGGCTGCATTAATTAACTGTTGAGGCGAAGTTTTAATGGTAGGAACTTGACTGGCAATACCTAAACTGACAGTCACAAAATCTTGAATGCCATTCTTATTTATATGAGGAGTTTTTAAATCTTCTATAGATTTATGAATTAATTTAGCTACTTTAGTTGCACCCGATTCGTTTGTGTTTGGCAACAGGATAATAAATTCTTCACCACCATAACGTGCTATTAAATCTGTGGGACGCTTTAATACAGATTGTGCTGCACGGGCAATTTGTATTAAGCATTTATCTCCTGCTAGATGTCCATAATAATCATTATAAGCTTTGAAATAATCAATATCAAATATTATTAAAGATAAATAGTTTCCAGTTCTTTGTAGTCGATTCCATTCCCGATCTAAAAATTCATCGAAGCAACGACGGTTAGCTATTTTAGTTAAACCATCTAGCTTACTGAGTTTTTCTAACTGAGAATTTGCCAGTTCTAGAGCTTTATTTGTCTGAGCCAATTGATTAGTTTGAGAACGAGATTGCTCTAATAATTCTGAGTGTTCTAAAGCTACATTAAACTGTGCCGCTAATTGGCGGATAAATTGGATTTCTGATTTTTGCCACTCGCGTGGACAGCGACACTGATGAACACATAATAATCCCCATAAAGTTTGACCTTTCATTAGGGGAACAATAATTTGGGCTTTGATTTGAAATCGCTCTAACACTGCAAGGTGGCAATCTTGTAACCCAGCTTCATAAATATTTGATAATACTTGTATTCGACCTTGGTAATAATCAACTGCGTATTTTTCCCCAAAACAATTATCCTTGACTTTGATGGCGATAGCAGAATCATAATCAGGCAATACATTCTCAGCAACAAATTCACCAACGGTATAGTTTGATTTAGGTTCAAAGCGAAAGATACCGACACGATCTGCACGCAGAGCTTTACGTACTTCTCGGACAGTTGTTTTAAACAAAGTATCTAAATTAAGAGACTCACGAATTTCCGCTACTAAGTTAAACAGAATTTCCTGTTGCTCATTAGCTTTATATAGTTCAGAAGCTCTTTGTTCTGCTTGTGCTAACAATTCTGCTTGTTTAACTGCAAATCCTAAATGTGTAGAAATCTGAGAGAGAAACTGTATTTCTAATTTTTTCCATTCATGTGGCTGTGAGTGCTGATAAGCAGCAAGTACTCCCCACAGTTTTTTTCCTACAAAAATTGGTGCAGTTGCATAAGCTCGAATATAGAAATGTTCTAATATTTCTATATGACATGGAGACAAGCCTGCTGAGTAGATATCTGAAACTACTAGAGTTTCATTATTACGATACCGTCCACCTTGATGTTCCTGTAAATAACAATCATTCCAGACTAGATTTTTTCCTAATGTC harbors:
- a CDS encoding aliphatic sulfonate ABC transporter substrate-binding protein, with protein sequence MSFSKPKFQFKKGLKTTRRSLLFMLGYGLVLSTTLSSCNQAEQTTQQPTSTTTAVSNEQPKTDKVVRIVRSKQLSALAILEKQGSLEKRLATLGYKVEWAEFAAGPQQLEALNANGLDIASTAESPPIFSQAAGAPLVYLATTRPSGKAVSLVVPTNSPIKSVADLKGKKVAFQKASIGHYLLVRALESAGLKLTDVQSVFLPPPDANVAFSQNKVDGWFIWEPFVTRNVQNKVGRVLVDGGSLRDTGNFYSTSRQFYQANPEAIKIFLEELEKAELWTKDHPKEVAQLLAPITQLDASTLEIMHEKYDYGLLPITEQVINKQQEVADKWYSLGLIPKKVNVRDGFLTPEEYTKITPSDVIARSSASTK
- a CDS encoding 4Fe-4S dicluster domain-containing protein, with translation MIELVSASRCIKCNICVNICPTNVFDRVPDAPPAIARKSDCQTCFMCELYCPVDALYVAPETDLQTSVNEAELAQKGLLGSYRENIGWGLKRGSTAKNDQTFQILKQMR
- a CDS encoding acyl-CoA dehydrogenase family protein, which translates into the protein MVLNATQPKDYIDIAEALSKELSQTAVDRDIQAGVPEEEINKLRESGLLSLVIPKQYGGIGATWIDALKVVRKLSKADGSIGQLYGNHLNLTALGHVSGTPEQKEKYYRETAKNNLFWANAINTRDTRLKIISDGENYRLNGVKSFATGVALADLRVFSAVQDGVEIPFFFIIPKDREGLVSNQDWENFGQRRTDSSSFTFDNVLVYKDEILGPPSPLDNAFATFLGIIAQLTKVNVYLGITKGAFAAAREYTQTNTKPWITSGVESATQDPYILYHYGELWVELQAAIGLADKAAQQVQAAWEKDVALTPEERGEVAIAVSAAKALATRVGIDITNRIFEVTGTRATATKYGFDRYWRDLRTFTLHDPVDYKLRDIGNWVLNNELPVVTQYS
- a CDS encoding FAD-dependent oxidoreductase → MLSKLTTDWEVDLETDVLVIGGGPAGTWAAWSAASRGARVVLVDKGYCGTTGCAAASGNGVWYVPPEPQAREAAMASRESLGGYLAHRQWMRRVLDQTYASVNLLAEWGYPFPTDDEGKPYRRSLQGPEYMKLMRRQIKRAGVKILDNSPALELLVDEAGVVAGATGVNRQTNNQWRVCSLAVVIATGGCAFLSKALGCNVLTGDGYLMAAEAGAEMSGMEFSNAYGISPAFSSVTKTLFYNWATFTYEDGTPIPGAGSQRGRSLIAKTLLEQPVYAIIDKAAEEMRSSMRLAQPNFFLPFDRAGIDPFTQRFPVTLRLEGTVRGTGGIRIIDETCATSVKGLYAAGDAATRELICGGFTGGGSHNAAWAISSGYWSGESAAEFAKTWGSKGNQRQVQGVGEAAFQPRSEHPHTLATDEVIQAVQAEVFPYDRNLFRTEQGLSDSLGRLDYLWQEVRDSQVENKQLIRAREAAAMVATARWMYNSALERKETRGMHKHQDYPQQDTNQQHHLISGGLDHVWVKSQPIENTEKTLVGVISNS
- a CDS encoding class I SAM-dependent methyltransferase, with the protein product MTTIKTLSTYDPTLFEGAAEAYAQYRTKYPPVVFEKLAEIFNLNGQGRLLDLGCGPGLIAIPFREYFEEVVAVDPDPDMIKEAQRQAAAVQANNITWLNQGAELIDSSLGTFKLTTIGRAFHWMERELVLERLYPLLSDDGAIALLNTNENPWESQLPWKQATIGVVKKWLGEQRRTGQRGQGVRKPVDPPHQVVIANSAFARQEVYEVPFEKSWTVSSYLGYLYTTAFALKIFFGDNAPAFEADLKEALLAVEPSGEFTEEIKVTILVAWKL
- a CDS encoding diguanylate cyclase domain-containing protein translates to MSDRILHKITKASADLFCKLLGQPSNSDLKTQLHDKNIQIEQLEEQAKALYRVISKIRASLELETIFRTATKETCKLLRVERIAVYRFNENWGGEFIYDFEFAEPGWDNIETLGKNLVWNDCYLQEHQGGRYRNNETLVVSDIYSAGLSPCHIEILEHFYIRAYATAPIFVGKKLWGVLAAYQHSQPHEWKKLEIQFLSQISTHLGFAVKQAELLAQAEQRASELYKANEQQEILFNLVAEIRESLNLDTLFKTTVREVRKALRADRVGIFRFEPKSNYTVGEFVAENVLPDYDSAIAIKVKDNCFGEKYAVDYYQGRIQVLSNIYEAGLQDCHLAVLERFQIKAQIIVPLMKGQTLWGLLCVHQCRCPREWQKSEIQFIRQLAAQFNVALEHSELLEQSRSQTNQLAQTNKALELANSQLEKLSKLDGLTKIANRRCFDEFLDREWNRLQRTGNYLSLIIFDIDYFKAYNDYYGHLAGDKCLIQIARAAQSVLKRPTDLIARYGGEEFIILLPNTNESGATKVAKLIHKSIEDLKTPHINKNGIQDFVTVSLGIASQVPTIKTSPQQLINAADKALYKAKEQGRNRWVCAAKVILQ
- a CDS encoding ABC transporter substrate-binding protein — encoded protein: MLWFAVGTIGKRQEDNLENSSPPTPSSPSSPLLPTPLKLAACVLLLVTTACSPGKTESAQSVDSNKTSSVSSVATPNQTSTLRIGYVGSAEPTGPLGWAKKTGLLDRELQKLGFRDITFARFANGPNLNESLVAGQVDVGFLGDTPAIVLKARGGETKLLRISQFNTTAWLVTKKNGPLSVADLKGKIVATQKGSYMHRYLLGLLDQQGLSKDVKVVHLLSTEAKPALERGDIAAYAASSDLGVFLKSQGFPVIDSSGNHEGLSGTSLIVATEKFLAQQPDFPQKLNALLTEATKDLKAKSQEYYQYHAQVARYPVEIIKASFPLKQVSEEPFPAEGVKLVEGTKKFLVSQDLAQSDFKLADWIVKK